One window of the Diospyros lotus cultivar Yz01 chromosome 12, ASM1463336v1, whole genome shotgun sequence genome contains the following:
- the LOC127786480 gene encoding dnaJ protein ERDJ2A-like has translation MMVEGQHVSRSLGLNLYSLVEPNGIDPKILNIDGNLGMKVIYRGLVVIVLRNLKMTIIPRTAQGHGWLRPAIGVLELSQAIIQAVPLSARKAVGGSSEGIAPFLQLPHFSEAIMKKLGCKKVRTFQELQDMTLEEWSELLIQVAGFPVAEVQDVEKVLEMMPALTLEVTC, from the coding sequence ATGATGGTGGAAGGACAGCATGTTTCTAGAAGTTTAGGGCTCAATTTGTATTCTCTTGTGGAGCCCAATGGTATAGACCCAAAGATCTTAAATATTGATGGGAATTTGGGCATGAAAGTTATCTACAGAGGATTGGTTGTTATTGTTCTAAGAAACTTGAAGATGACAATTATACCACGCACTGCTCAGGGGCATGGTTGGCTAAGACCTGCAATTGGTGTTCTTGAGCTTTCTCAAGCTATTATCCAGGCTGTTCCTCTCAGTGCAAGGAAGGCAGTTGGGGGATCTAGCGAAGGCATTGCACCTTTTCTGCAGCTGCCTCATTTTAGTGAGGCTATCATGAAAAAGCTAGGTTGCAAGAAGGTGCGGACATTTCAGGAGCTACAGGATATGACTCTTGAAGAATGGTCTGAGTTGCTTATTCAAGTAGCTGGTTTCCCTGTGGCTGAAGTGCAAGATGTGGAGAAGGTTCTTGAAATGATGCCTGCCTTGACACTTGAAGTTACATGCTAG